A stretch of the Dioscorea cayenensis subsp. rotundata cultivar TDr96_F1 chromosome 4, TDr96_F1_v2_PseudoChromosome.rev07_lg8_w22 25.fasta, whole genome shotgun sequence genome encodes the following:
- the LOC120258181 gene encoding uncharacterized protein LOC120258181, whose amino-acid sequence MLTNGNYSPSSSPPTPPSPLPLSVGPGNRKYPFTPSPSLSPPFSPPSSQYSSPEILPLLHEDQREQRREVFCLDTLDDDNSSPSEKWQQFANRLRWLILRFCCCCCSSLY is encoded by the exons ATGTTAACTAACGGTAACTACTCGCCTTCCTCTTCTCCTCCAACTCCACCATCTCCTCTTCCCCTCAGTGTCGGGCCAGGAAACCGAAAGTATCCTTTCACGCCGTCCCCGTCTTTATCACCGCCTTTCTCACCACCGTCTTCACAGTACTCCTCACCGGAGATTTTACCTCTCTTGCATGAGGATCAGCGGGAGCAGCGTAGAGAAGTATTTTGCCTAGACACTCTGGATGATGATAATAGTAGTCCTAGTGAGAAATGGCAGCAGTTTGCAAACCg TTTAAGGTGGTTGATACTGAGATtctgctgctgttgctgttCTTCATTATACTGA
- the LOC120258180 gene encoding peptidyl-prolyl cis-trans isomerase FKBP16-3, chloroplastic: MSLQSITMSSSSLLSWAHPLLPFGSRVARTSINGHHQIVHTNKLINFEGNCSDVNLGCQAFFRRGKCDDEVSLLSRRNVISLIFGSLAFDFGSSHVIGAGLPPEEKPKICDDACEKELENVPMMTTESGLQYKDIKVGEGPSPPIGFQVAANYVAMVPTGQIFDSSLEKGLPYIFRVGSGQVIKGLDEGILSMKVGGKRRLYIPGSLAFPKGLNSAPGRPRVAPNSPVTFDVSLEYIPGLEDE, encoded by the exons ATGTCTCTCCAGAGCATCACCatgtcttcttcctctcttctctcttGGGCTCATCCTCTGCTCCCATTTG GTTCAAGAGTTGCAAGGACATCAATCAATGGTCATCACCAAATAGTACACACaaacaagctcataaattttgaaGGCAATTGCTCTGATGTAAATTTAGGATGTCAAGCATTCTTCAGACGAGGAAAATGCGATGATGAAGTCTCTCTTCTCAGCCGAAGAAATGTTATTAGTTTGATATTTGGGAGTTTGGCTTTTGATTTTGGTAGTTCTCATGTAATTGGGGCCGGCTTACCTCCCGAAGAGAAGCCGAAAATTTGTGATGATGCTTGTGAAAAGGAGCTTGAAAAT GTGCCAATGATGACTACAGAATCCGGTCTGCAGTACAAGGACATAAAAGTTGGCGAAGGCCCGAGTCCTCCTATTGGTTTTCAA GTTGCTGCCAATTATGTCGCTATGGTCCCGACCGGGCAGATATTTGACAG TTCTTTGGAGAAAGGACTGCCGTATATATTCCGTGTTGGCTCTGGTCAG GTAATCAAAGGACTTGATGAGGGGATTTTAAGCATGAAAGTTGGAGGAAAACGTCGGTTATATATACCGGGTTCT TTGGCTTTTCCGAAAGGTCTTAACTCGGCACCCGGTAGGCCGAGAGTTGCCCCAAACAGCCCGGTTACTTTCGATGTGAGTTTGGAGTACATACCCGGCCTTGAAGATGAATAG